One Pontibacter deserti genomic region harbors:
- a CDS encoding Ig-like domain-containing protein, with product MKKNFTKLISEFREVKHFTIATTTLLLLIISAAYLRAAVGITVTGVNPISVSADLAANSTTTAYTTLGTINFRESANTEFGTNNTIDLNAPSGWEFYTTNPTGITLLGRETDNSSKTFTVTVSSITASKISIFYNGAVNNKIEEIIISGIRIRALDGATAPETVAVTAGGALIFSNSSVVQINHTNGAAKKIVFGQQPSNVLTGNSITPSPTIIIQDQFNNIVTSGAGSTAQVSIAIGNNPSGSNGILSGGGPVAAVNGIATFSGLSIDAAGTGYTLTASSGTLTGVTSAAFNVNSKTPTLSTLPANCITEGSGDYTITLTGTNFEKNSVGQVNGQNRATTFVSATQVQVVLLASDLATAGDISITVQNPGPPALITSNPQTLNVKPSFSNATIAGDRTVCAGKDVVFTAPAGFTDYTWSATAGSGTFASTGSANETRFTPGIDASGAVTITASAKNICGTSGTVTFNIDVLPAPPVTINYTGSTAICEGSSIVLNAPAAPNGETYTYQWFNGSTAVGSNSETFTATTAGSYTVTVAAANGCARTSAPVTVTVNPLPVAAITPDGPITFCQGGSVTLTASNGSSWLWSNGATTQSITVDADGTFTVQVTDGNSCTSSASEPVTVTVNPIPAAPTVTGGEVCDQGEVTLGATVGENGNDIRWYTAATGGSPVATGNTYTTPTITSTTTFYASSYNTTTGCESERVAVVATVNPLPTVSITPTGPLQFCEGNSVVLVPTALPDTDTFTYEWFNAADNAQVGTAKDYVATTSGDYYLVVTNQNGCQQTSETLTVIVAEIPTEANITLTGSSTFCQGGSVKMSANKSPDPENPYTYKWFKNGSEIESASSESFTASESGEYQVEVTNLVEGCAKMSAKVVVNVLPQPIATITSTNEQKCLGAGNTTSFTVLGDFSGGTAQWLSSNSNYVISNPVYNATTGKATATVTATGTGSGTITLRTTNNASNCTTANSTVTLTVNPLPTADITAGGPTTFCQGGSVVLSAPQGVNYVYQWFRNGSTITTGGTDRDYTATTAGNYTVKVTNSVTGCTTTSATATTITVNPQPIVTASAPVAAKCVGENNTTVFDLTGTATNGTPHWSVVSTTGSATLSNFSSPNTGNTQATIAGIGTVTVRLTSSSTVAGCTDATKDITLNVYPYPTANAGPDQTLCAGATFTRFWRQASGSGSEAGNQVKWTVKSTDPGVSVTNLAYPWIYNNFVDITGVGSAVLTMTVTTNGCLTSDDVVYTVKPTPVITAIEDKTYCNGAAGSAINFESSVAGSTITWTSSKDVGFGTSGTGNIGAYAATNTTTSNLTTTVTVNASVNGCPAAQKSFTITVYPTPKLTGTLTPAAICSGTAFTYNATVSPGGAVALWSRAAVTGISNAAATGTGSINETLTNTTTTDKVVTYVYTITANGCSNTQNVVVTVKPKPDPAFTGVTEGQVFYSGDGTVTLTGQNPSGGTFSGPGVSGTTFNPCNAFNGVPASTTTVTVPITYTVTVAGCTNSITKNVTVKRSTYRVVVTAIPMPFCRGDNVQYTTKIYRDITSIVYPYLVDDLGRPIYENGSFVPPGSGSFPVANPNYPFPAGTPDIIKAMAYRFFEPIVTGGTLVNSNDFEYQWHKNEKVERKNDGTITTDAGLSSMDYYGVYVTSKNSSACVPTLSSQLSDRKYSAEMESYTSMLTANPICQVGIINFTATLDSSFPYWSIANLQVELVRERGSLVLATAAYAGSNTFNFAVNTANVDLVNGDKVYVRFNSILDQYRAQSKCAGRPNSNAVTIQIDQPAAITANLNPIPAQCEAGNVTLSVTATGSNLQYAWYKEGSATPLANITGKISGATTNAITISNLALTDAGKYYVTVSNGTTSACSSTVTSNITELLVNPLTRITTQPQGLTVCSGSPVSFSAAATGTNVAYQWYKGTTLIPGATSPTYSIPSAVAADAGDYTVRVTGTCGVLTSTIAPLVVNEPVVASANMSAATQCQGTTVNMSVNATGTGLVYEWFKDGVSIGNNTNSLSIASAQTSHNGEYTVKVSGTCTPTPVVINLGTLTVEPTVVPTGQMTATHEDGRPITDADPVKLNETAVFTVNSTYADNGDATLYMWYVGSQFTDTWTQVQSGTSNVYKRLTVSDEPYEVKVVISGRAGECYSTLSLPVFSNLPIKPLPVEIIYLRAEKQGNNVVIQWATAMEENNEGFEVQVSQDGRTYRKLDFVATRNGNTSLKQTYEFVDKEDGKYGTRYYRLKQMDTDGKFTYFGPKMVTFGNVSNNILAYPNPFTREVKLDVEAEKDGMLEITVTNIMGKKVTTKLMEVAQGKTTVTLDLGESLPSGIYIVTTRVNGRTDNFKLLKQ from the coding sequence ATGAAGAAAAATTTTACTAAACTGATTTCAGAGTTCAGAGAAGTCAAGCATTTCACGATTGCCACCACCACGCTTCTCCTCCTCATCATCTCGGCAGCTTATTTAAGGGCAGCTGTAGGTATAACTGTAACTGGTGTAAATCCTATCTCTGTCTCTGCCGATCTGGCAGCAAACTCAACAACAACAGCTTATACCACTCTTGGAACAATTAACTTTAGGGAGAGTGCTAATACAGAATTTGGAACTAACAATACCATTGATCTGAATGCACCTAGTGGGTGGGAATTCTATACTACTAATCCTACTGGTATAACTTTGTTAGGACGCGAAACTGATAATTCAAGTAAAACATTCACAGTAACAGTTTCTAGTATTACTGCCAGTAAGATTTCCATTTTTTACAATGGTGCTGTAAATAATAAAATAGAAGAAATAATAATTAGTGGTATTAGAATTAGGGCTTTAGATGGTGCAACAGCACCAGAAACTGTAGCTGTAACTGCTGGAGGAGCTCTTATTTTTTCTAACTCTAGTGTGGTTCAAATCAACCATACAAATGGTGCAGCCAAGAAAATAGTATTTGGCCAACAACCATCAAATGTACTTACAGGAAATTCAATTACACCATCCCCAACTATTATTATTCAAGATCAATTTAACAATATAGTTACCTCAGGAGCAGGTTCTACAGCTCAAGTAAGTATAGCTATAGGCAATAACCCATCAGGGAGTAATGGTATATTAAGTGGTGGAGGTCCTGTTGCAGCTGTTAATGGCATTGCTACTTTCTCTGGTTTAAGTATAGATGCAGCCGGAACAGGTTATACTTTAACTGCATCCAGCGGAACACTTACAGGAGTTACAAGTGCAGCATTTAATGTAAACAGCAAAACTCCTACTCTTTCAACATTACCAGCAAACTGTATTACTGAAGGTAGCGGAGATTATACCATCACGTTGACAGGTACTAACTTCGAAAAGAACTCAGTTGGCCAGGTAAACGGACAAAACAGGGCAACAACATTTGTAAGTGCTACCCAAGTACAAGTAGTCTTGCTGGCTTCAGATCTTGCTACTGCAGGCGATATTAGTATAACTGTACAAAATCCAGGTCCTCCTGCTCTTATAACTTCAAATCCTCAGACTTTAAATGTCAAGCCATCTTTCAGTAATGCCACAATTGCCGGTGACCGTACAGTTTGTGCTGGTAAGGATGTAGTATTTACAGCTCCGGCAGGTTTTACAGATTATACATGGTCTGCTACAGCAGGTAGCGGTACATTTGCAAGTACAGGTAGCGCAAACGAAACCAGATTTACACCAGGTATAGATGCGTCGGGTGCAGTAACTATAACGGCCAGCGCCAAAAATATCTGTGGCACATCAGGCACAGTAACATTTAATATTGATGTATTACCGGCACCTCCGGTAACCATAAATTATACTGGCTCAACTGCGATTTGCGAAGGCAGTAGTATTGTTCTAAATGCCCCGGCAGCACCGAATGGCGAAACCTATACTTACCAGTGGTTTAACGGCAGTACAGCTGTTGGTAGCAATTCTGAAACTTTTACAGCCACTACCGCAGGTAGCTATACTGTAACAGTTGCCGCAGCAAATGGATGTGCGCGTACTTCAGCGCCTGTTACAGTTACAGTTAACCCGCTGCCAGTTGCAGCTATCACTCCAGATGGTCCGATTACTTTCTGCCAGGGCGGGTCAGTAACACTTACTGCCAGCAACGGTTCCTCATGGTTATGGAGCAACGGTGCAACTACCCAATCTATAACTGTAGATGCAGATGGCACCTTTACTGTGCAGGTAACTGACGGCAACAGCTGTACCAGTTCTGCTTCAGAGCCAGTAACAGTAACAGTTAACCCTATACCTGCTGCACCAACTGTAACCGGAGGAGAGGTATGTGATCAGGGTGAAGTTACATTGGGAGCTACAGTTGGTGAAAACGGTAACGATATTAGATGGTATACTGCTGCTACAGGCGGAAGCCCAGTTGCAACTGGTAACACCTATACAACTCCAACCATTACTTCTACTACTACTTTTTATGCCAGCAGCTATAATACCACAACTGGTTGCGAAAGTGAGCGAGTAGCTGTAGTAGCTACTGTAAACCCACTACCAACAGTAAGTATAACTCCAACCGGCCCACTTCAATTCTGCGAAGGTAATTCAGTGGTGCTAGTTCCAACTGCGCTGCCGGATACCGATACATTTACTTATGAGTGGTTTAATGCAGCAGATAATGCACAGGTAGGTACTGCTAAAGATTATGTAGCTACAACTTCCGGAGATTACTACCTGGTAGTTACCAACCAGAATGGATGCCAGCAAACATCAGAAACATTAACTGTAATTGTAGCTGAGATCCCTACTGAGGCAAATATCACTTTGACAGGCTCAAGTACTTTCTGCCAGGGAGGTAGTGTTAAAATGAGTGCAAATAAGTCTCCTGATCCTGAGAATCCTTATACTTATAAGTGGTTTAAGAATGGTAGTGAGATTGAAAGTGCCAGTAGCGAGAGCTTTACTGCATCTGAAAGTGGTGAATACCAGGTGGAAGTAACAAACCTTGTGGAAGGCTGCGCGAAGATGTCAGCTAAAGTAGTAGTAAATGTATTACCACAGCCAATTGCTACGATCACTAGTACAAATGAACAAAAATGCTTAGGTGCAGGAAATACAACTTCATTCACTGTATTAGGTGACTTTTCGGGAGGTACGGCACAATGGTTATCGTCTAATAGTAATTATGTAATCAGTAATCCGGTTTACAACGCAACTACCGGTAAAGCAACTGCTACTGTAACTGCTACAGGTACGGGCTCAGGCACAATCACATTACGTACTACGAACAACGCTTCTAACTGTACAACTGCCAATAGTACTGTAACGCTAACCGTAAATCCGTTACCTACTGCAGATATCACAGCTGGTGGCCCTACTACTTTCTGCCAAGGAGGATCAGTTGTTCTTAGCGCTCCTCAAGGTGTAAATTATGTATATCAATGGTTTAGAAATGGATCAACTATAACAACCGGCGGTACAGACAGAGACTATACTGCAACTACAGCCGGTAACTATACAGTTAAGGTAACTAATTCAGTTACAGGATGTACTACAACCAGCGCAACTGCAACAACTATAACTGTAAATCCTCAGCCTATAGTAACTGCATCTGCTCCGGTTGCAGCTAAGTGCGTTGGCGAAAATAATACTACTGTTTTCGACTTAACAGGTACCGCTACAAACGGTACGCCGCACTGGAGTGTGGTAAGCACAACAGGTTCTGCAACATTAAGCAACTTCAGTAGTCCGAATACAGGTAATACACAGGCTACTATAGCTGGTATAGGTACCGTAACAGTTAGGTTAACCTCCAGCAGTACCGTTGCCGGCTGTACCGACGCGACAAAGGATATCACACTTAATGTTTATCCTTATCCAACAGCCAATGCAGGACCTGATCAGACGTTATGTGCTGGTGCTACCTTTACAAGATTCTGGCGACAGGCTAGTGGAAGTGGTAGTGAAGCGGGTAATCAGGTTAAATGGACTGTTAAGAGTACTGATCCTGGTGTTTCAGTTACTAACTTAGCTTACCCATGGATTTATAATAATTTTGTAGACATAACAGGTGTAGGTAGTGCAGTACTTACTATGACTGTAACTACAAACGGATGTTTGACTTCTGATGATGTAGTTTATACAGTTAAACCAACTCCTGTTATTACAGCAATAGAGGACAAAACCTACTGTAATGGCGCAGCTGGCTCGGCAATCAATTTTGAAAGCTCTGTAGCCGGGTCAACTATCACTTGGACGTCTTCAAAAGATGTTGGTTTTGGAACCAGCGGCACAGGAAATATCGGTGCTTATGCTGCTACAAATACAACAACTTCTAATTTAACCACTACTGTAACTGTAAATGCATCGGTTAATGGCTGTCCTGCTGCTCAGAAGTCTTTTACTATTACGGTTTATCCTACACCTAAACTGACAGGTACACTAACTCCTGCTGCTATATGCAGTGGTACGGCGTTTACTTATAATGCTACTGTTTCGCCAGGTGGTGCGGTGGCATTGTGGAGCAGGGCTGCGGTGACTGGTATCAGTAATGCTGCGGCTACAGGTACCGGAAGTATAAACGAGACGCTGACCAACACAACTACTACTGATAAAGTTGTAACTTATGTATATACTATAACTGCAAACGGTTGTTCTAATACCCAGAATGTAGTGGTAACAGTTAAACCTAAGCCAGATCCAGCCTTTACTGGTGTAACAGAAGGACAGGTGTTTTACTCTGGAGATGGCACTGTAACTTTAACAGGCCAGAACCCATCAGGTGGAACATTCTCCGGTCCTGGTGTGAGCGGAACAACTTTTAACCCTTGTAACGCTTTTAATGGAGTGCCTGCTTCAACTACAACAGTAACTGTACCTATAACTTATACAGTAACTGTTGCTGGTTGTACCAACAGCATTACTAAAAATGTAACCGTCAAACGATCTACTTACAGAGTAGTAGTTACAGCTATACCGATGCCTTTCTGTAGAGGGGATAATGTGCAGTATACTACTAAGATCTACCGCGATATTACAAGTATAGTTTATCCTTACTTAGTTGATGATCTTGGCCGACCAATCTATGAGAACGGATCATTTGTGCCGCCTGGCAGCGGAAGCTTCCCGGTTGCTAACCCGAATTATCCGTTCCCAGCCGGTACTCCGGATATTATCAAGGCGATGGCTTACAGGTTCTTCGAGCCAATTGTAACTGGTGGTACATTAGTAAATTCGAACGATTTCGAGTATCAGTGGCATAAGAATGAGAAAGTTGAGAGGAAAAATGATGGTACTATAACCACCGATGCCGGCTTGTCATCTATGGACTACTATGGAGTATATGTAACATCTAAAAATAGCAGCGCATGTGTTCCAACTCTTTCCAGCCAGCTCTCTGACAGAAAGTATAGTGCTGAGATGGAGTCGTATACCAGTATGTTGACTGCTAACCCGATCTGCCAGGTTGGTATAATAAACTTTACTGCCACACTTGACTCTTCTTTCCCTTACTGGAGTATAGCAAACTTACAGGTAGAGCTTGTTCGCGAGAGAGGTAGCTTAGTGTTAGCTACAGCTGCCTATGCTGGCTCAAACACTTTTAACTTTGCTGTGAATACTGCTAATGTAGACCTGGTAAATGGAGATAAGGTTTATGTAAGATTTAATTCTATACTTGATCAATATAGAGCACAATCTAAATGTGCAGGCAGACCTAACTCTAATGCTGTAACAATACAAATAGATCAGCCTGCTGCTATAACTGCTAACCTTAACCCAATACCTGCCCAGTGCGAAGCCGGAAATGTTACCCTAAGCGTAACAGCTACTGGTTCTAACTTACAGTATGCCTGGTATAAGGAAGGTTCAGCTACTCCGCTTGCAAATATTACCGGCAAAATAAGCGGCGCTACAACAAACGCTATTACAATAAGCAACCTGGCTTTAACAGATGCAGGCAAATATTATGTAACTGTAAGCAACGGCACAACTTCAGCTTGTAGTTCTACAGTTACCTCAAATATTACTGAACTGCTTGTTAATCCGCTAACCAGAATTACAACACAGCCGCAAGGACTGACAGTTTGTTCCGGATCACCGGTATCATTTAGTGCGGCAGCAACCGGTACAAATGTTGCTTACCAATGGTATAAAGGTACTACCCTGATACCGGGGGCCACTTCACCTACCTATAGTATTCCTTCAGCAGTTGCAGCAGATGCCGGCGACTATACTGTAAGAGTTACAGGTACCTGCGGTGTGTTAACATCAACTATAGCTCCTCTTGTAGTAAACGAGCCAGTAGTTGCATCTGCTAACATGAGTGCAGCTACACAATGCCAGGGTACAACCGTGAACATGAGTGTAAATGCAACGGGTACAGGTCTGGTTTATGAGTGGTTTAAAGATGGCGTATCAATAGGAAACAATACCAACAGCTTAAGTATAGCCAGTGCGCAAACGAGCCATAATGGTGAATATACTGTAAAAGTAAGCGGTACATGTACACCAACACCAGTAGTTATAAACCTGGGTACTTTAACAGTTGAACCTACCGTTGTGCCAACCGGCCAAATGACGGCTACACATGAAGATGGCAGACCAATTACAGATGCTGATCCGGTTAAACTGAATGAGACAGCTGTATTTACAGTAAACTCAACTTACGCCGATAATGGAGATGCTACACTTTATATGTGGTATGTAGGTAGCCAGTTTACAGATACCTGGACACAGGTACAGAGTGGTACTAGCAATGTATACAAACGCCTGACTGTGAGTGATGAACCATATGAAGTAAAAGTGGTGATCTCGGGCAGAGCCGGCGAATGCTACAGCACTTTATCTCTGCCAGTATTCTCAAATCTGCCGATCAAACCACTTCCGGTAGAGATTATTTACCTGAGAGCTGAAAAGCAGGGTAACAATGTAGTGATACAATGGGCTACTGCCATGGAAGAGAACAACGAAGGCTTTGAAGTACAGGTGTCTCAGGATGGCAGAACGTACAGAAAGCTTGACTTTGTAGCCACCCGAAACGGAAATACTTCTCTGAAACAGACCTATGAGTTTGTTGATAAGGAAGATGGCAAGTATGGCACACGCTACTACAGACTGAAGCAGATGGATACGGATGGCAAGTTCACTTATTTCGGTCCGAAGATGGTAACCTTTGGTAACGTGAGCAATAACATACTGGCGTATCCGAACCCATTCACGAGAGAAGTGAAGCTGGATGTAGAGGCAGAGAAAGATGGCATGCTGGAAATTACCGTGACCAATATAATGGGCAAGAAAGTGACGACCAAATTAATGGAAGTGGCACAAGGTAAAACCACTGTAACACTTGATCTGGGAGAAAGCTTGCCAAGTGGTATCTACATAGTAACCACCCGTGTAAACGGACGCACGGATAATTTCAAATTATTAAAACAATGA
- a CDS encoding TIGR02117 family protein, with the protein MPTKQRIKQLLYRTFYVLGFMIILTIVTALILSILPVNRDYTQAQEEHIEIFITSNGIHTDLVLPVATPYIDWRDKISLQHFAGANNNFTHIGFGWGDREFYMQTPEWSDLTIEVALSAMFWPSASAMHVEYIPKPLIPNKHQRPIKVTPEQYKKLVAYISDSFQRRGEYFIIIPGKGYTSTDNFYEAKELFYFPKNCNNWVNGGLKAAGLKAAFFAPFPYAVMRHYR; encoded by the coding sequence ATGCCAACAAAACAACGTATAAAACAGCTGCTTTACCGCACATTTTATGTTTTAGGATTCATGATTATATTAACTATAGTTACGGCACTTATACTTAGCATTTTACCTGTTAACAGGGACTATACACAGGCGCAGGAAGAACATATTGAAATCTTCATTACTTCTAATGGTATACATACAGACCTGGTGCTTCCTGTTGCAACACCTTATATAGATTGGCGCGACAAGATTTCGCTGCAGCATTTTGCAGGGGCTAACAACAACTTTACGCATATCGGATTTGGATGGGGAGACCGCGAGTTTTACATGCAGACCCCAGAGTGGAGCGATTTAACCATAGAGGTCGCGCTTTCAGCTATGTTCTGGCCATCGGCATCTGCCATGCACGTAGAGTATATACCTAAGCCATTGATCCCAAACAAACACCAGCGCCCTATTAAAGTTACTCCTGAACAGTACAAAAAGCTCGTAGCTTATATTTCAGACTCTTTCCAGCGCAGAGGTGAATACTTTATTATTATACCTGGCAAAGGCTATACTTCTACCGACAACTTTTATGAAGCTAAAGAGCTGTTTTATTTCCCTAAGAACTGTAACAACTGGGTAAATGGAGGCCTTAAAGCGGCAGGCTTAAAAGCTGCCTTCTTTGCACCTTTTCCTTATGCAGTTATGCGCCATTACAGGTAG
- a CDS encoding M14 metallopeptidase family protein → MRDSLKWLSAFLLVWLSVQVAWAQQRIQTPEQFLGYKLGQQFTTHNRVLDYVNYLAAQVPTRMKVQEYGKTYEGRPLVLAYVASEENLPRLEQIRENNLRMAGIQQGQVQGNQPAIVWLSYNIHGNESVSTEAVLQVLYELANPANTQTQSWLKNTVVILDPCVNPDGRERYVQWYKQTAGQGGNASPYAWEHNEPWPGGRPNHYYFDLNRDWAWQTQIESKQRMVVYNNWLPQVHADFHEMGVESPYYFSPAAKPLHESITPWQRQFQNTIGDYNRQYFDKNNWLYFTRENFDLFYPSYGDTWPTFNGAIGMTYEQGGSGRAGLAIKTQSGDTLTLTDRIAHHVAASMATMQATSEKADQIKQEFRKYYDNNRTKPTGDYKAFVIKTEGSGAGNVKALTDYLDRQQIQYGYAGRSTSGRGFNYANGKEENVKVGEKDVVISLYQPKSTLVKVLFEPHAQLEDSLTYDITSWAMPYAFGVQGYALKKQLEPQNKQQAASAPTTPTIEKPYAYLARWNSLQDLKFLTELMKQGVKVRMAEKGFETDKQQFAPGTLIITRTGNERLGNKFDTIVRDLAKQHSITLGATGTGFVSSGADFGSGSVRYLKMPKVAVMTGEGVSPYAFGEVWHYFEQQIGYPVTAINTSYFRNVPLHEFDVLILPSGSYGKVLDEQTLEQVKNWVRSGGRLIAMETAAAFLVGKKDFNLKNKDTKKSEEEKVKDKKEENPYQHLKAYGDRERQALAEEVQGSVFRVNLDKTHPLSFGYGDTYFALIRSANTFKYLEEGWNVGVLKKDNYTTGFVGSAIKEKLQDALILGSQPMGDGQVIYMADNPLFRGFWHSGKLMFGNAVFVVGQ, encoded by the coding sequence ATGAGAGATTCTCTTAAGTGGCTGTCTGCGTTTCTGCTGGTATGGCTAAGCGTACAGGTGGCCTGGGCGCAGCAGCGTATTCAAACTCCCGAACAGTTTCTTGGCTACAAGCTTGGGCAGCAATTTACCACTCATAACCGCGTGCTCGACTATGTGAACTACCTGGCAGCACAGGTACCAACCCGCATGAAAGTACAGGAATACGGAAAAACCTATGAAGGTCGTCCGCTGGTACTGGCGTATGTGGCATCTGAAGAAAATCTCCCGCGCCTGGAGCAGATCCGTGAAAATAACCTTAGAATGGCAGGCATACAACAAGGCCAGGTGCAGGGAAATCAGCCGGCTATAGTCTGGCTAAGCTATAACATCCACGGAAATGAGTCTGTAAGTACCGAAGCAGTGCTGCAGGTATTATATGAACTGGCCAACCCGGCAAATACGCAAACGCAGAGCTGGTTAAAAAATACGGTAGTTATACTTGACCCATGTGTGAATCCGGATGGCCGTGAGCGCTATGTGCAGTGGTATAAACAAACTGCCGGACAAGGAGGAAATGCTTCGCCTTATGCCTGGGAACATAACGAGCCGTGGCCGGGAGGCAGACCAAACCATTATTACTTCGACCTGAATCGCGACTGGGCGTGGCAAACGCAAATTGAATCGAAGCAGCGCATGGTGGTGTATAACAACTGGCTGCCACAGGTGCATGCTGATTTTCATGAGATGGGAGTAGAGTCGCCGTATTATTTTTCGCCGGCAGCAAAACCTTTACACGAAAGTATAACGCCATGGCAGCGCCAGTTCCAGAATACCATTGGAGATTATAATCGCCAGTATTTTGATAAGAACAACTGGCTATACTTTACGCGCGAAAATTTCGACCTGTTTTACCCAAGCTACGGCGATACCTGGCCTACTTTTAATGGTGCCATCGGTATGACTTATGAGCAGGGAGGATCTGGCAGAGCAGGGCTGGCTATAAAAACACAGAGTGGCGATACGCTTACGCTTACAGACCGTATTGCACACCACGTAGCGGCAAGTATGGCTACCATGCAGGCCACCTCAGAAAAAGCAGACCAGATAAAGCAGGAGTTCAGGAAATACTACGACAACAACCGAACAAAACCTACCGGAGACTATAAAGCCTTTGTAATTAAAACCGAAGGCAGTGGTGCAGGAAACGTAAAAGCCCTTACCGATTACCTGGACCGCCAACAGATACAGTATGGCTATGCCGGTAGAAGTACATCTGGCAGAGGTTTTAACTATGCCAACGGAAAAGAAGAAAATGTAAAAGTAGGGGAGAAAGATGTGGTGATCAGCCTGTACCAGCCGAAGTCTACGCTGGTAAAAGTGTTGTTCGAGCCGCATGCCCAGCTGGAAGATTCCCTAACCTATGATATTACATCCTGGGCTATGCCGTATGCATTTGGTGTACAAGGTTACGCACTTAAAAAGCAACTGGAGCCTCAAAACAAACAGCAGGCAGCTTCTGCACCTACCACTCCAACTATAGAAAAGCCTTATGCTTACCTGGCACGCTGGAACAGCTTGCAGGACCTCAAATTTCTGACAGAGCTGATGAAGCAGGGGGTAAAAGTACGTATGGCTGAAAAAGGGTTTGAAACGGATAAGCAGCAGTTCGCACCTGGCACATTGATTATTACACGTACTGGTAATGAGCGCCTGGGTAATAAATTTGATACTATAGTTCGTGACCTGGCAAAGCAGCATAGTATAACGCTGGGAGCAACAGGCACAGGTTTCGTAAGCAGTGGCGCCGACTTTGGATCAGGTTCTGTGCGTTATTTAAAAATGCCGAAAGTAGCTGTCATGACCGGAGAAGGTGTATCGCCGTATGCGTTCGGGGAAGTATGGCACTACTTTGAACAGCAGATTGGCTACCCTGTTACTGCGATCAATACCTCATACTTTAGAAATGTGCCATTGCATGAATTCGATGTACTTATACTTCCATCAGGTTCTTATGGTAAAGTGCTGGATGAGCAGACCCTGGAACAGGTAAAAAACTGGGTTAGAAGTGGCGGAAGGTTGATTGCAATGGAAACTGCTGCTGCATTTCTGGTTGGTAAAAAAGATTTCAACCTGAAAAATAAAGACACCAAGAAGAGTGAAGAAGAAAAAGTAAAAGACAAGAAGGAAGAAAATCCTTATCAGCATTTAAAAGCTTATGGAGATCGGGAGCGCCAGGCATTGGCCGAAGAAGTACAAGGCAGTGTGTTCCGGGTAAATCTGGATAAAACCCACCCACTCTCATTTGGCTACGGTGATACCTATTTTGCCCTGATACGTTCAGCAAATACCTTTAAATACCTGGAAGAGGGCTGGAATGTAGGTGTACTGAAAAAGGACAACTATACTACTGGGTTTGTGGGTTCAGCTATAAAAGAGAAACTACAGGATGCGCTTATACTTGGTTCACAGCCAATGGGCGACGGTCAGGTAATTTATATGGCAGATAACCCGCTCTTCCGTGGTTTCTGGCATAGTGGCAAGCTTATGTTCGGAAACGCAGTATTTGTGGTAGGGCAGTAA